A window of Chloracidobacterium sp. N contains these coding sequences:
- a CDS encoding P-II family nitrogen regulator: MKTSEMKLVVIITEDELEPRLTKEILALGARGYTASRVRGEGWHGARKSEWEGENVRIETIVPEPIANSILAHIADRYLPHYATVVYMQTVSILRVEKFT, from the coding sequence ATGAAAACATCTGAGATGAAGCTTGTGGTGATTATCACCGAAGATGAGCTGGAGCCACGTCTGACGAAGGAAATCCTGGCATTGGGGGCGCGTGGCTATACGGCCAGCCGGGTGCGCGGCGAGGGCTGGCACGGCGCGCGGAAGAGCGAGTGGGAAGGGGAGAACGTCCGGATTGAGACCATCGTGCCGGAGCCCATTGCCAACAGCATTCTGGCGCACATCGCCGATCGCTACCTGCCACACTATGCCACCGTGGTTTACATGCAGACCGTAAGCATCCTGCGCGTTGAAAAGTTCACATAG